One window of Oscillibacter hominis genomic DNA carries:
- the glgD gene encoding glucose-1-phosphate adenylyltransferase subunit GlgD — MNGMHGIIFCYEKRNNLRELSEFRSPSSIPFGGRYRAVDFGLSNLINAGVTDVGVVLHGRYQSLLDHLGTGKNWDLSRKRGGLKILPPFAFTQQWGDRAFRGKMEALAGVRSYLDEIRQDYVVMMDGDLVVNLPLDRVLEHHMASGADITVVCGNDCFQVDDGTYFQIDDTGRVIDTVYHTNCPRGNRSLEVYVISTRLLIDLVDYCASHDQYSLRRDVLQAQGSTLNIRAFIWNGFAAQIRSVKEYYDRSMQLLDPAIRKDLFCPERPIRAKSGDEASAYIDPQTACRNSLVADGCFVEGTVENSILFPGVTVERGAEVRNCVLFKGAVVRRDAVLHYVIADKKVEILEGRHLMGHETYPVVVSKGAIV, encoded by the coding sequence ATGAACGGGATGCATGGAATCATATTCTGTTATGAAAAGCGGAACAACCTGCGGGAGCTCAGCGAATTCCGCTCCCCATCCTCCATTCCCTTCGGCGGACGCTACCGGGCGGTGGATTTCGGGCTGTCCAATCTGATCAACGCCGGAGTCACCGACGTGGGAGTGGTGCTCCATGGCCGGTACCAGAGCCTTCTGGACCATCTGGGCACCGGCAAGAATTGGGACCTGAGCCGCAAGCGGGGCGGATTGAAGATTCTCCCGCCCTTTGCCTTTACCCAGCAGTGGGGCGACAGGGCCTTCCGGGGAAAGATGGAGGCGCTGGCCGGCGTCCGCTCTTACCTGGACGAAATCCGCCAGGACTACGTGGTGATGATGGATGGGGACCTGGTGGTGAACCTGCCGTTGGACCGGGTGCTGGAGCACCACATGGCCTCCGGTGCGGACATTACGGTGGTATGCGGCAACGACTGCTTCCAGGTGGACGATGGCACCTATTTCCAGATTGATGACACGGGCCGTGTGATCGACACGGTCTATCACACCAACTGCCCCCGTGGCAACCGCTCCCTGGAGGTCTACGTCATCTCCACCCGGCTGCTCATCGACCTGGTGGACTACTGCGCCAGCCACGACCAGTACAGCCTGCGCCGGGATGTGCTGCAGGCCCAGGGAAGTACGCTGAACATCCGGGCGTTCATCTGGAACGGGTTCGCCGCCCAGATCCGCTCCGTGAAGGAGTATTACGACCGCAGCATGCAGCTGCTTGACCCGGCCATACGGAAGGACCTCTTCTGCCCGGAGCGGCCGATCCGGGCCAAGAGCGGCGACGAAGCCTCCGCCTATATCGACCCCCAGACGGCCTGCCGCAACTCACTGGTGGCGGACGGCTGCTTTGTGGAGGGCACGGTGGAGAATTCCATCCTCTTCCCCGGGGTCACGGTGGAACGGGGGGCGGAGGTGCGCAACTGCGTGCTGTTCAAGGGCGCTGTGGTGCGCCGCGACGCGGTGCTGCACTATGTCATTGCGGATAAGAAAGTGGAGATTCTGGAAGGGCGCCATCTGATGGGCCATGAAACCTACCCCGTGGTGGTATCAAAAGGAGCGATCGTGTGA
- the glgA gene encoding glycogen synthase GlgA gives MTTKKGNGELRKAAKPAEKNTAKSKPAGAKKAVKKGADKTTRESTVAAGETMDSLSVNEAAGFPAAAEPAPRRILYVTSEAVPFCKTGGLADVAGSLPQALAAAGNQVAVILPLYQKVKDAFGDKLEFMKYIYVRLAWRSLYCGLFRMEKDGVTWYFVDNEQYFKRPELYGYYDDGERFAYFCRAVVELLPHLDFWPQVIHCNDWQSALVPVYLKDDGVREEGLQGIRTVITVHNIEYQGRYGKETLGDLFGLNAGWLRDGTLEMDGDINLIKGAMLCADAVTAVSPTYAQELKFAYFAHGLESIVSNCSDKLYGVLNGLDMERYNPEEDRTIAATYSAEDLSGKARDKSELQRLLGLREEADTPVIGMVSRLVSHKGLDLVQQSFQALMELPVQMVLVGKGDYKYEEFFRWAQQHYPGRMCAYIGYNEAMSMNVYAGADLFLMPSRSEPCGLSQMIAMRYGTVPIVRETGGLKDTVQPYEAWRDSGNGFTFANYDGADMLSVISQAVELYRGDREAFRRLQLRGMTGDYSWRRSAEEYRRIYDKILG, from the coding sequence ATGACTACGAAAAAAGGAAACGGAGAACTTAGGAAGGCCGCCAAGCCCGCTGAGAAGAATACCGCAAAGAGCAAACCGGCTGGTGCAAAAAAAGCGGTGAAAAAGGGCGCAGATAAAACCACTCGGGAGAGCACTGTTGCCGCCGGGGAGACGATGGACTCTCTATCTGTGAATGAGGCGGCGGGTTTTCCCGCTGCGGCCGAACCGGCTCCAAGGCGCATCTTATATGTGACCAGCGAAGCGGTGCCCTTTTGCAAGACCGGGGGACTGGCCGACGTGGCCGGCTCCCTGCCCCAGGCCCTGGCCGCTGCAGGCAACCAGGTGGCGGTGATCCTGCCGCTGTACCAGAAGGTGAAAGATGCTTTCGGCGACAAATTGGAGTTTATGAAGTACATCTATGTCCGACTGGCATGGCGCAGCCTGTACTGCGGTCTGTTCCGTATGGAGAAGGACGGGGTCACATGGTACTTTGTGGACAACGAGCAGTATTTTAAGCGCCCGGAGCTTTACGGCTACTATGACGACGGCGAGCGGTTTGCCTATTTCTGCCGCGCCGTGGTGGAACTGCTGCCCCATCTGGACTTCTGGCCCCAGGTGATCCACTGCAACGACTGGCAGAGCGCCCTGGTTCCCGTATATTTGAAGGACGACGGCGTTCGGGAGGAAGGGCTCCAGGGGATTCGAACGGTGATTACGGTGCATAATATTGAATACCAGGGCCGCTACGGCAAGGAGACACTGGGGGACCTCTTTGGCCTGAACGCCGGATGGCTCCGGGACGGCACACTGGAGATGGATGGGGACATCAATCTGATCAAAGGCGCCATGCTCTGCGCCGACGCGGTGACCGCCGTGTCTCCAACCTACGCCCAGGAGCTGAAGTTCGCCTATTTTGCCCATGGGCTGGAGAGCATCGTCAGCAATTGCAGCGACAAGCTCTATGGCGTGCTCAACGGGCTGGACATGGAGCGCTACAATCCGGAGGAGGACCGCACCATTGCCGCCACCTACAGCGCGGAGGACCTCTCCGGCAAGGCCCGGGACAAATCGGAGCTGCAGCGGCTGCTGGGGCTGCGGGAGGAGGCGGATACCCCGGTGATCGGCATGGTCTCCCGCCTGGTATCCCACAAGGGTCTGGATTTGGTGCAGCAGTCGTTCCAGGCTCTGATGGAACTGCCGGTCCAGATGGTCCTGGTGGGTAAGGGAGACTATAAGTACGAGGAATTTTTCCGCTGGGCCCAGCAGCACTATCCCGGCCGCATGTGCGCCTACATCGGCTACAACGAGGCCATGAGCATGAACGTCTACGCCGGGGCGGACCTGTTCCTGATGCCCTCCCGCAGCGAGCCCTGCGGGCTGAGCCAGATGATTGCCATGCGCTACGGCACCGTGCCCATCGTCCGGGAGACCGGAGGGCTGAAGGATACGGTCCAGCCCTATGAGGCGTGGCGGGACAGCGGGAATGGCTTCACCTTCGCCAACTACGACGGCGCTGATATGCTCAGCGTCATCAGCCAGGCGGTGGAGCTGTACCGCGGCGACCGGGAAGCCTTCCGCCGGCTTCAGCTGCGCGGCATGACCGGCGATTACAGCTGGCGGCGGAGCGCAGAGGAATACCGGCGCATTTATGACAAAATCCTGGGCTGA
- a CDS encoding glycogen/starch/alpha-glucan phosphorylase, whose product MATVTSKTLEGALGAKLRLNFGSTVEEATDAQMMKACALVLRDMMAIREVETKQMVRREEKRQVHYMSLEFLMGRSLMKNAYNLGLLPQLRQALENLGFRAADIFELEPDAALGNGGLGRLAACYLDSMTTLEIPATGYSICYELGLFRQKIIEGQQVELPDNWKDLGDAWLMPKPQETEEVHFGGNIREFWADGYHHVVHENYQTVLAIPCDMEIAGYETRHTNTLRLWDAKSPSPVDMSLFSQGEYLKATEAHAMAEVIAKVLYPEDKHIEGKSLRLKQQYFFVSATVQSVARRHLETYGTLKNFHEKNVFQVNDTHPALVIPELMRLLIDDAGLSWDEAWYITTHSVAYTNHTVLSEALERWPQDLIQRNLPRIWQVLVEISNRWQKKVEDFYHDSTKTEDMAIIWGGQVRMANLCIAGGMAVNGVSGLHSGILKKDLFRNAYGMEPWKFQNVTNGIDHRRWLSEINPGLDRLIRDLAGGDEYLLHPTALSRLDDYADDAEVLQRLSEIKRKNKEAFADYARRTQDVVLNPDAIFDVQVKRLHEYKRQLLNALHIITLYQQLQDDPGRSMQPQTFLFGAKAAPGYAVAKRIIHLINSLADQINHDPICKDKLQVVFLENYRVSLAEQLIPASEVSQQISTAGKEASGTGNMKFMMNGALTVGTLDGANVEMHDLLGDENMFLFGLHADEVAELKARGYLPQRLYARDPILRRALDQLKTGFRDGVSYEDLFARLVTGSNCAADEYLLLADFAAYCAAEKRMVETYANPAEWNRMSLHNIARSGMFAADRAVAEYADHIWHVGHR is encoded by the coding sequence ATGGCAACTGTGACGAGCAAGACATTGGAGGGAGCGCTGGGAGCCAAGCTGCGCCTGAATTTCGGCAGTACGGTGGAAGAGGCCACCGACGCCCAGATGATGAAGGCCTGCGCCCTGGTGCTGCGGGATATGATGGCGATCCGTGAGGTGGAGACCAAGCAGATGGTCCGCCGGGAGGAAAAGCGCCAGGTGCACTATATGTCCCTGGAATTTCTCATGGGCCGCAGCCTGATGAAAAACGCATACAACCTGGGGCTTCTGCCCCAGCTGCGCCAGGCCCTGGAGAATTTGGGCTTCCGGGCGGCGGACATCTTTGAGCTGGAGCCGGACGCCGCCCTTGGAAACGGCGGCCTGGGCCGCCTGGCCGCCTGCTACCTGGACAGCATGACCACCCTGGAGATTCCGGCCACCGGATACTCCATCTGCTATGAGCTGGGCCTCTTCCGCCAGAAGATCATCGAGGGGCAGCAGGTGGAGCTGCCGGACAACTGGAAGGACCTGGGCGACGCATGGCTGATGCCCAAGCCCCAGGAGACGGAGGAGGTCCACTTCGGCGGGAACATCCGGGAGTTCTGGGCGGACGGGTACCACCATGTGGTCCATGAAAATTACCAGACTGTGCTGGCCATCCCCTGCGACATGGAGATCGCCGGCTACGAGACGCGCCATACCAATACCCTGCGGCTCTGGGACGCCAAATCCCCTTCCCCTGTGGACATGTCCCTTTTCTCCCAGGGCGAGTACCTCAAGGCCACCGAGGCCCACGCCATGGCGGAGGTCATCGCCAAGGTGCTCTACCCGGAGGATAAACACATCGAGGGCAAGTCCCTGCGCTTAAAGCAGCAGTACTTCTTTGTCTCCGCCACGGTGCAGAGCGTGGCCCGCCGCCACCTGGAGACCTACGGCACGCTGAAGAACTTCCATGAGAAAAACGTGTTCCAGGTCAACGACACCCACCCGGCCCTGGTGATCCCGGAGCTGATGCGCCTGCTCATCGACGACGCGGGCCTGAGCTGGGATGAGGCGTGGTACATCACCACCCACTCTGTGGCCTACACCAACCACACAGTGCTCTCCGAGGCCCTGGAGCGCTGGCCCCAGGACCTGATCCAGCGGAACCTGCCCCGGATCTGGCAGGTCCTGGTGGAGATTTCCAACCGCTGGCAGAAGAAGGTAGAGGACTTCTACCACGACAGCACAAAAACCGAGGACATGGCCATTATCTGGGGCGGCCAGGTCCGCATGGCGAACCTTTGCATCGCCGGCGGTATGGCGGTAAACGGAGTCAGCGGCCTCCACTCCGGCATATTGAAAAAAGACCTCTTCCGCAATGCCTACGGCATGGAGCCGTGGAAGTTCCAAAACGTCACCAACGGCATCGACCACCGCCGCTGGCTCTCTGAAATCAACCCCGGATTGGACCGGCTGATCCGGGACCTGGCCGGGGGAGACGAGTATCTGCTCCACCCCACGGCGCTGAGCAGGCTGGATGATTACGCGGACGACGCGGAGGTGCTTCAGCGTCTTTCGGAGATCAAGCGGAAGAACAAGGAGGCCTTTGCCGACTATGCCCGCAGAACTCAGGATGTGGTGCTCAACCCGGACGCCATTTTCGACGTGCAGGTCAAGCGGCTCCACGAGTATAAGCGCCAGCTTCTCAACGCGCTGCACATCATCACCCTGTACCAGCAGCTTCAGGACGATCCCGGCCGGTCCATGCAGCCCCAGACCTTCCTCTTCGGCGCCAAGGCGGCGCCGGGCTATGCGGTGGCCAAGCGGATCATCCACCTCATCAACTCCCTGGCGGACCAGATCAACCACGACCCCATCTGCAAGGATAAGCTCCAGGTGGTGTTTTTGGAAAACTACCGGGTGTCCCTGGCGGAGCAGCTGATCCCCGCCAGTGAGGTCAGCCAGCAGATTTCCACCGCGGGCAAGGAAGCCAGCGGAACCGGCAATATGAAGTTTATGATGAACGGCGCGCTGACGGTGGGGACCCTGGACGGCGCCAACGTGGAGATGCACGACTTGTTGGGCGATGAAAACATGTTCCTCTTCGGCCTTCACGCCGACGAGGTGGCGGAGCTCAAGGCCAGGGGATACCTGCCCCAGCGGCTCTACGCCCGGGACCCCATCCTCCGCCGGGCGCTGGATCAGCTGAAAACCGGATTCCGGGACGGCGTGAGCTATGAGGACCTCTTTGCCCGGCTGGTGACCGGGAGCAACTGCGCGGCAGATGAATATCTGCTGCTGGCGGACTTTGCCGCCTACTGCGCGGCAGAGAAGCGGATGGTGGAAACCTACGCCAATCCGGCGGAGTGGAACCGCATGAGCCTGCACAACATCGCCCGCTCCGGCATGTTTGCCGCGGACCGGGCCGTGGCGGAATACGCCGACCACATCTGGCATGTGGGCCACAGGTGA
- a CDS encoding DEAD/DEAH box helicase, producing MEITQGVRFDTLGLTPEIMRAIEKKGIETSTPVQAGCIPPMREWKDVIAKAPTGTGKTFAFGIPIIEHINPDNEEVQAVILAPTRELAMQTAGELRDLAAFRPGVRIVCLYGGQPIGKQIDALKKNPQIVVATPGRLADHMKRRTVRVDTAQTVVLDEADRMLDMGFIHDVTKLLDRMDKRRNLGLFSATISREVMDIAWVYQRDAVEIEVRPDEQNKPDILQFRMELPQSEKTDAIVKLIENGELERVMVFCNTKGSTERITKFLQMRGVDAECIHGDIPQRKREQVMDRFRKGELRVFVATDVAARGIDVDDVDAVFNCDVPDENQDYIHRIGRTGRAKRHGVAVTFVSDYPSKMRMDDIAKFTKNQILNVRFNEDGTLVEVE from the coding sequence ATGGAAATTACACAGGGCGTGCGCTTTGACACTTTGGGCCTGACGCCGGAGATCATGCGCGCCATTGAGAAAAAGGGGATCGAGACGTCCACCCCGGTGCAGGCCGGATGCATCCCGCCCATGCGGGAGTGGAAGGACGTCATCGCCAAGGCCCCTACCGGGACGGGCAAGACCTTTGCCTTCGGCATCCCCATCATCGAGCACATCAACCCGGACAATGAGGAGGTGCAGGCGGTGATCCTGGCCCCCACCCGGGAGCTCGCCATGCAGACCGCTGGGGAGCTGCGGGACCTGGCCGCCTTTCGGCCGGGCGTGCGGATCGTCTGCCTCTACGGCGGGCAGCCCATCGGCAAGCAGATCGATGCGCTGAAGAAAAACCCCCAGATCGTGGTGGCCACGCCGGGGCGGCTGGCCGACCACATGAAGCGCCGCACCGTCCGGGTGGACACAGCCCAGACCGTGGTGCTGGACGAGGCGGACCGGATGCTGGACATGGGCTTTATCCACGATGTGACCAAGCTGCTGGACCGGATGGACAAGCGGCGGAACCTGGGCCTTTTTTCCGCCACCATCTCCCGGGAGGTCATGGACATCGCCTGGGTCTATCAGCGGGACGCGGTGGAGATCGAGGTGCGGCCCGACGAGCAGAACAAGCCGGACATCCTTCAGTTCCGCATGGAGCTGCCCCAGAGCGAAAAGACCGACGCCATTGTGAAGCTCATCGAAAACGGGGAGCTGGAGCGGGTGATGGTCTTCTGCAACACCAAGGGCTCCACGGAGCGGATCACCAAGTTTTTGCAGATGCGGGGCGTGGACGCGGAGTGCATCCACGGCGACATCCCCCAGCGCAAGCGGGAGCAGGTGATGGACCGGTTCCGCAAGGGGGAGCTGCGGGTGTTCGTGGCCACGGATGTGGCCGCCCGGGGCATTGACGTGGACGACGTGGACGCGGTGTTCAACTGCGATGTGCCGGATGAGAACCAGGACTACATCCACCGCATCGGCCGCACGGGCCGGGCCAAGCGCCACGGCGTGGCGGTGACCTTTGTCTCCGACTACCCCTCCAAAATGCGGATGGACGACATTGCCAAGTTTACGAAAAACCAAATCCTCAACGTGCGCTTCAACGAGGACGGCACGCTGGTGGAGGTCGAATAG
- a CDS encoding peptide ABC transporter substrate-binding protein: MKRRVVLCALMSLLLLSGCGAGQGSAFSLNASIVGQVDTLDPAMAVGQANETVVLHLYENLMRTVLTPSEETELTGGAAKSYDEETNHDGTVTYTFHLHPDAKWSDGTHVTAQDFVYAWQRLVDPAQGSPNHSLLEMVQGYQEVRAGADVSELGVEAKDEDTLSVTLGYKCPYFITEVCTAAATMPVRQALVRDGWGQDWERSVTNGAYQVAALREGEYLEIKANAQYHENGSGGPESIRFYLADTVEDAYALFLDNAVDFVAPIPNQRLAERLENKLYVQPQGLSTYTVLMNNGNEAFSDPQVRRAFSLAIDRSALAGLAGPGAAAARGLVPGGVMETKEESFRSCGGDLLGTDRAYGDNCKAARESLAQAGYADGASFPAVEYLYVDEEGAAEAAQALVQMWKEQLGVQVSTRAVSGQEMEKALADGTYALAAVEITSPVADAMGFLERWESGNEHNFAGYSNSAFDTLMTVVRSATDESARVACLHDAETLLLEDAALAPLYSVGSDGESQYGFSGFYQDSMDHWHLGSVMLTLT, encoded by the coding sequence ATGAAGAGACGAGTGGTGCTGTGCGCCCTGATGAGCCTGTTGCTGCTGAGTGGATGCGGGGCTGGGCAGGGAAGTGCGTTTTCCCTCAACGCATCCATTGTGGGGCAGGTGGATACCCTGGACCCGGCCATGGCCGTGGGCCAGGCCAACGAGACGGTGGTGCTGCACCTCTATGAGAACCTGATGCGCACGGTCCTGACGCCGTCGGAGGAGACCGAGCTTACCGGCGGCGCGGCAAAGAGCTACGATGAGGAGACCAACCACGACGGGACGGTGACCTATACGTTCCACCTCCATCCGGATGCCAAGTGGTCTGATGGGACGCATGTGACAGCCCAGGACTTTGTCTATGCGTGGCAGCGCCTGGTGGATCCTGCCCAGGGATCTCCCAACCATTCCCTGCTGGAAATGGTGCAGGGCTACCAGGAGGTCCGCGCCGGCGCCGATGTGTCGGAGTTGGGGGTGGAGGCCAAGGACGAGGACACACTGAGCGTGACACTGGGCTACAAATGCCCCTACTTCATCACCGAGGTGTGTACGGCGGCTGCCACCATGCCGGTCCGCCAGGCGTTGGTCCGGGACGGCTGGGGCCAGGACTGGGAGCGCTCCGTTACCAACGGCGCCTATCAGGTGGCTGCTCTCCGGGAGGGAGAGTACCTGGAAATCAAGGCGAACGCGCAGTATCACGAGAACGGCTCCGGCGGGCCGGAGAGCATCAGGTTCTACTTGGCCGACACGGTGGAGGACGCCTATGCCCTGTTCCTGGACAATGCGGTGGACTTTGTAGCGCCCATCCCAAACCAGCGCCTGGCGGAGCGCCTGGAAAATAAGCTGTACGTTCAGCCCCAGGGCCTGTCCACCTATACGGTGCTGATGAACAACGGCAATGAGGCATTTTCAGACCCCCAGGTGCGCAGGGCATTTTCCCTGGCAATCGACCGCTCCGCCCTTGCCGGGCTGGCTGGCCCCGGCGCAGCCGCCGCACGGGGGCTTGTGCCCGGCGGCGTGATGGAGACAAAGGAGGAGAGCTTCCGCTCCTGCGGAGGGGACCTGTTGGGCACGGACCGGGCGTACGGGGACAACTGCAAGGCCGCGCGGGAGAGCCTGGCCCAGGCCGGGTACGCTGACGGCGCGTCTTTCCCGGCCGTGGAATACCTCTATGTGGACGAAGAAGGTGCCGCGGAGGCAGCCCAGGCTTTGGTGCAGATGTGGAAGGAGCAGCTTGGGGTCCAGGTGAGCACGCGGGCGGTTTCCGGCCAGGAGATGGAGAAGGCACTGGCCGACGGGACCTACGCCCTGGCCGCGGTGGAGATCACCTCTCCGGTGGCCGACGCCATGGGGTTTTTGGAGCGCTGGGAAAGCGGCAACGAGCACAATTTTGCCGGTTACAGCAACAGCGCCTTTGACACGCTGATGACGGTGGTGCGCAGCGCCACCGACGAATCGGCCCGGGTGGCCTGCCTGCACGACGCGGAGACGCTGCTGCTGGAGGACGCGGCACTGGCGCCGCTCTACAGCGTGGGCAGCGACGGGGAGTCGCAGTACGGCTTCTCCGGATTTTATCAGGATAGCATGGACCACTGGCACTTGGGCAGTGTGATGCTCACATTGACCTGA
- a CDS encoding lipoate--protein ligase, producing MSDVTRYIETHSENPAYNLALEEYVLTHRTDGNYLMLWQNDNTIVIGQNQNAEAEINRAFVEKHGIHVVRRTTGGGAVYHDLGNLNYSFITDAAENDRMAQRFTAPVVRALRELGVEAEASGRNDILAEGKKVSGTAQRLTGGRILHHGTLLFDANPGMVAGALNADPLKFQSKSAKSVRSRIGNIRPMLKKDMTLREFWDYLKGALAAGGLEDAALTEEELAEVRRLKETKYDTWEWNFGASPRYGLENRRKWDGGILEVRLAVEQGHIAHVVFYGDFLALCPLDGLRQALCGVPFRREDVAAVLDRFPLGRCFGGIAREEILDTIFDLRKIEKEEMK from the coding sequence ATGTCTGACGTGACCCGATACATAGAAACCCACTCTGAGAACCCTGCTTACAACCTTGCCCTGGAGGAGTATGTACTGACCCATCGCACTGATGGAAACTACCTGATGCTGTGGCAGAATGACAACACCATCGTCATCGGACAGAACCAAAACGCAGAGGCGGAGATCAACCGCGCCTTCGTGGAGAAGCATGGAATCCATGTGGTGCGCCGCACCACCGGCGGCGGCGCGGTCTATCATGACCTGGGGAACCTGAACTACTCCTTCATCACCGACGCGGCGGAGAACGACCGCATGGCCCAGCGCTTTACAGCCCCTGTGGTGCGTGCCCTCCGGGAATTGGGGGTGGAGGCGGAGGCCTCCGGCCGCAACGACATCCTGGCGGAGGGAAAGAAGGTCTCCGGAACCGCCCAGCGGCTCACGGGAGGACGGATTCTCCACCACGGCACGCTGCTCTTTGACGCAAACCCCGGCATGGTGGCCGGTGCCCTGAACGCAGACCCCCTGAAATTCCAGTCCAAAAGCGCCAAGTCCGTCCGCAGCCGGATCGGGAACATCCGGCCCATGCTGAAAAAGGACATGACGCTGAGGGAGTTCTGGGACTACCTGAAGGGCGCCTTGGCCGCCGGGGGGCTGGAGGATGCGGCGCTCACGGAAGAGGAGCTGGCGGAGGTCCGCCGGCTGAAGGAGACAAAGTACGACACCTGGGAATGGAACTTCGGCGCCTCTCCCCGCTATGGGCTGGAAAACCGCCGCAAATGGGACGGCGGCATCCTGGAGGTCCGGCTGGCGGTGGAGCAGGGGCACATTGCCCACGTGGTCTTTTACGGGGATTTTTTGGCCCTGTGTCCTTTGGACGGCCTGCGGCAGGCCCTCTGCGGAGTTCCGTTTCGCCGGGAGGACGTGGCCGCGGTGCTGGACCGGTTCCCCTTAGGGCGCTGCTTTGGAGGAATTGCCCGGGAGGAGATTCTGGATACCATATTTGACCTGCGGAAGATTGAGAAGGAGGAAATGAAATGA
- the lpdA gene encoding dihydrolipoyl dehydrogenase — protein sequence MSNTSILVVGGGPGGYVAAIRAAQLGADVTLIEREHLGGTCLNVGCIPTKCLLHSAELLSQIREQGAEIGVRVTGAEVDFPQVIAHKDAVSKKLTGGIANLLKNNKVARVDGTAEFTAPGRLLVKKSDGTEEEMTADKIILATGSINAVPPIPGIRENENCIDSTGALSLDHLPASMIVIGGGVIGLEIACAYAAFGTKITVVEMMPAMLPMMDGELTRLGQRHMRKMGIDFHLETPVQSVEAVEGGVRVNCKDKKGEDVSFEAEKVLVAVGRRANTERLNLAAGGIENDRGRILVNDRMETNVPGVYAIGDCVFGRAQLAHTASAMGEVAVENAMGLDAAYDESTNPTCVYIEPECAGVGLTEEQAKARELDYIVGKFPMAANGKALILNGGEGLVKIIANRSDNKVIGMHIIGPRATDLISEGALAIRMGATVDDIIETIHSHPTVTEAVREAALNVEKRAIHSRN from the coding sequence ATGAGCAATACATCCATTCTTGTGGTGGGCGGCGGCCCCGGCGGCTATGTGGCGGCCATCCGCGCGGCCCAGTTAGGCGCCGACGTGACGCTGATCGAGCGGGAGCACCTGGGGGGGACCTGCCTGAACGTGGGCTGCATCCCCACCAAGTGCCTGCTGCACAGCGCGGAACTCCTCTCCCAGATCCGGGAGCAGGGCGCGGAGATCGGCGTCAGGGTCACCGGGGCGGAGGTCGATTTCCCCCAGGTCATCGCCCACAAGGACGCCGTGTCCAAAAAGCTGACCGGCGGCATCGCCAATCTGCTGAAAAACAACAAGGTGGCCCGGGTGGACGGTACGGCGGAGTTCACCGCCCCCGGGAGGCTGCTGGTGAAAAAGAGCGACGGCACAGAGGAAGAGATGACAGCGGACAAGATCATCCTGGCCACCGGGTCCATCAATGCGGTGCCTCCCATCCCCGGCATCCGGGAGAATGAAAACTGCATCGACTCCACCGGGGCGCTGAGTCTGGATCATTTGCCCGCCAGTATGATCGTCATCGGCGGCGGCGTCATCGGCCTGGAGATCGCCTGCGCCTATGCGGCCTTCGGCACCAAGATCACTGTGGTGGAGATGATGCCCGCCATGCTGCCCATGATGGATGGAGAGCTGACCCGCCTGGGCCAGCGCCATATGCGCAAGATGGGCATTGATTTCCACCTGGAGACCCCGGTGCAGTCCGTGGAGGCCGTGGAGGGCGGCGTGCGGGTCAACTGCAAGGATAAAAAGGGTGAGGACGTCTCCTTTGAGGCGGAGAAGGTGCTGGTGGCGGTGGGCCGCCGGGCCAACACCGAGAGATTGAACCTGGCCGCGGGAGGCATTGAGAACGACCGGGGCCGCATCCTGGTCAACGACCGGATGGAGACCAACGTGCCCGGCGTTTACGCCATCGGCGACTGTGTGTTCGGCCGGGCCCAGCTGGCCCACACCGCTTCCGCCATGGGCGAGGTGGCCGTGGAGAACGCCATGGGTCTGGACGCGGCTTACGATGAGTCCACCAATCCCACCTGTGTCTACATTGAGCCGGAGTGCGCCGGCGTGGGCCTCACCGAGGAACAGGCCAAGGCCCGGGAACTGGATTACATCGTGGGCAAGTTCCCCATGGCCGCCAACGGCAAGGCTCTTATCCTCAACGGCGGCGAGGGACTGGTGAAGATCATTGCCAACCGCTCCGACAATAAGGTGATCGGCATGCACATCATCGGGCCCCGGGCCACGGACCTCATCTCCGAGGGTGCTCTGGCCATCCGCATGGGCGCCACCGTGGACGACATCATCGAGACCATCCACTCCCACCCCACCGTCACCGAAGCGGTGCGGGAGGCGGCGCTGAATGTGGAGAAACGTGCCATCCACAGCCGCAATTGA